From the genome of Alphaproteobacteria bacterium, one region includes:
- a CDS encoding ABC transporter permease, which translates to MEIFILRRVLYAVPILLGVSIVIFGLVQLSPGDVADLLIPPEAPKEVADLLRQKFGLDRPVYEQYLIWLGNLLQGDLGVSIFTNQPVIDDLSSAIGNTLKLAVPAAVLGFALGIALGALAAVGRGGWLDKLLSGLAITGVSLPHYWVGIVLVAIFSVTYNILPAQGMGPQGFPSTWEQIQHLILPVITLSLIPMGVVSRLVRASVLEILSQEFVTTLHAKGLLHRRILLHIMKNAAPSVLAVMGLQFGYLLGGSILVETVFNWPGSGNLMNLAIFRRDVPVLSATILVLAGLFVVINILVDVLQALIDPRMRR; encoded by the coding sequence ATGGAGATCTTCATCCTTCGGCGCGTCCTCTATGCCGTGCCGATCCTGCTTGGCGTTTCCATCGTCATTTTCGGCCTGGTGCAATTGTCGCCCGGCGACGTCGCCGACCTGTTGATTCCGCCGGAGGCCCCGAAAGAGGTCGCCGACCTGCTGCGCCAGAAATTCGGCCTCGACCGACCGGTCTACGAGCAATACCTGATCTGGCTCGGCAACCTGTTGCAGGGCGATCTGGGCGTCTCGATCTTCACCAACCAGCCGGTGATCGACGACCTGAGTTCCGCCATCGGCAACACGCTGAAACTGGCGGTGCCCGCGGCCGTCCTGGGCTTCGCCCTGGGCATCGCGCTCGGCGCGCTGGCGGCGGTCGGCCGTGGCGGCTGGCTGGACAAGCTGCTGTCCGGCCTCGCGATTACCGGCGTGAGCCTGCCCCATTACTGGGTCGGCATCGTGTTGGTCGCGATCTTCTCGGTCACCTACAACATCCTGCCCGCCCAGGGCATGGGGCCACAGGGCTTCCCCTCCACCTGGGAGCAGATCCAGCACCTGATCCTGCCGGTCATCACGCTGTCGCTGATCCCCATGGGCGTCGTCAGCCGGCTGGTGCGGGCGAGCGTGCTGGAAATCCTCAGCCAGGAATTCGTCACCACGCTGCACGCCAAGGGCCTGCTGCACCGGCGCATCCTGCTGCACATCATGAAGAACGCGGCCCCCTCCGTGCTGGCGGTGATGGGCCTGCAATTCGGCTATTTGCTGGGCGGCTCCATCCTGGTGGAGACCGTGTTCAACTGGCCCGGCTCCGGCAATCTGATGAATCTCGCGATTTTCCGCCGCGACGTGCCGGTGCTCTCGGCCACCATCCTGGTGCTGGCGGGGCTGTTCGTGGTCATCAACATCCTGGTCGACGTGCTTCAGGCACTGATCGACCCGCGCATGCGGCGCTAG
- a CDS encoding ABC transporter permease has protein sequence MTTAHAAPVPTDPNEALARAQDGIGYWGRVWERLRADKITLLVSALLLAIVLMAIFAPWLATHDPTQGSILGRLKGFGYKGHLLGTDETGRDLLSRLLFGARLSLVAGVLPVVFALVIGGLLGIVAGYFRGWVNTLIMRGMDVLYAFPSILLAIAICGILGSGLENTILALTITFIPPIVRISETVTAQVRTLDFVDAARISGANAATIMGYHVLNNVLGPILIYTTSLISIAIILAAGLSFLGLGVTPPDAEWGLMLNNLRQAIWVNPTIAALPGIAIFITSMSFNLMSDGLRQAMDVRV, from the coding sequence ATGACCACCGCTCACGCCGCCCCCGTTCCCACGGACCCGAACGAGGCCCTGGCCCGCGCCCAGGACGGCATCGGCTATTGGGGCCGGGTCTGGGAGCGCCTGCGCGCCGACAAGATCACATTGCTGGTGAGCGCCCTGCTGCTCGCCATCGTGCTGATGGCGATTTTCGCCCCCTGGCTCGCGACGCACGACCCGACGCAGGGCTCGATCCTGGGCCGCCTGAAGGGCTTCGGCTACAAGGGCCATCTGCTGGGCACCGACGAGACCGGCCGCGACCTGCTGAGCCGCCTGCTGTTCGGCGCGCGCCTGTCGCTGGTCGCCGGCGTGCTGCCGGTGGTGTTCGCCCTGGTGATCGGCGGCTTGCTCGGCATCGTCGCCGGCTATTTCCGGGGCTGGGTCAACACGCTGATCATGCGCGGCATGGACGTGCTCTACGCCTTCCCCTCGATCCTGCTGGCCATCGCCATTTGCGGCATTCTGGGCTCGGGCCTGGAAAACACCATCCTGGCGCTGACCATCACCTTCATCCCGCCCATCGTCCGCATTTCCGAGACCGTGACGGCGCAGGTGCGCACGCTCGACTTCGTCGATGCCGCCCGCATCAGCGGCGCGAACGCGGCGACGATCATGGGGTATCACGTGCTCAACAACGTATTGGGGCCGATCCTGATCTACACCACCAGCCTGATCTCCATCGCGATCATCCTGGCGGCGGGCCTCAGCTTTCTCGGCCTGGGCGTGACGCCGCCGGACGCGGAATGGGGCCTGATGCTGAACAATCTGCGCCAGGCGATCTGGGTCAACCCGACCATCGCCGCCCTGCCCGGCATTGCGATCTTCATCACCTCGATGAGCTTCAACCTGATGAGCGACGGCCTGCGCCAGGCCATGGATGTGCGCGTATGA
- a CDS encoding ABC transporter ATP-binding protein codes for MTTATDPTNPRPLLVANDLRKHFPIKGKLFAKKSVVQAVDDVSFEVHQGETLGIVGESGCGKSTTARLLLHLIPPDSGEVVFDGKAVGKPEGIAPSALYRQMQMVFQDSYASLNPRLSIAQSIAFGPVVQGVPRREALDRAISLLERVGLAPNLYANRYPHELSGGQRQRVNISRALAFEPKLLVLDEAVSALDKSVEAQVLNLLGEIKAAFDLTYVFISHDLSVVRYVSDRVMVMYLGKVVEIGPVDAIYEQPRHPYTKALLAAMPSMSPRRRTEQAPLTGDPPNPIDPPSGCRFRTRCPLAAPVCAEKAPRLVTQAGKDHRHLAACHLYDPAAAHPRAQEVCHAQPVPV; via the coding sequence ATGACCACCGCGACCGACCCGACCAACCCGCGGCCGCTGCTGGTGGCCAACGACCTGCGCAAGCATTTCCCGATCAAGGGCAAGCTGTTTGCCAAGAAATCCGTCGTCCAGGCGGTCGACGATGTCAGCTTCGAGGTCCACCAGGGCGAGACGCTGGGCATTGTCGGCGAATCCGGCTGCGGCAAGAGCACGACGGCCCGCCTGCTGCTGCACCTGATCCCGCCCGACAGCGGCGAGGTGGTGTTCGACGGCAAGGCCGTGGGCAAGCCGGAGGGCATCGCGCCGAGCGCGCTCTACCGCCAGATGCAGATGGTGTTTCAGGACTCCTATGCCTCGCTGAACCCAAGGCTTTCCATCGCCCAGTCCATCGCCTTCGGCCCCGTGGTCCAGGGCGTACCGCGCCGGGAAGCACTGGACCGGGCAATTTCGCTGCTGGAGCGGGTGGGGCTGGCGCCCAACCTCTATGCCAACCGCTATCCGCACGAACTGTCCGGTGGCCAGCGCCAGCGGGTCAACATCTCGCGCGCCCTGGCGTTCGAGCCGAAACTGCTGGTGCTGGACGAGGCGGTCTCCGCCCTCGACAAGTCGGTCGAGGCGCAGGTGCTGAACCTGCTGGGCGAGATCAAGGCGGCCTTCGACCTGACCTATGTCTTCATCAGCCACGACCTGAGCGTGGTGCGCTATGTCAGCGACCGGGTCATGGTGATGTATCTGGGCAAGGTGGTGGAGATCGGGCCGGTCGACGCGATCTACGAGCAGCCCCGCCACCCCTACACCAAGGCCCTGCTGGCGGCGATGCCCAGCATGTCGCCCCGCCGGCGGACGGAGCAGGCGCCGCTCACCGGCGACCCGCCCAACCCGATCGACCCGCCAAGCGGCTGCCGCTTCCGCACCCGCTGCCCCCTCGCCGCCCCGGTCTGTGCCGAGAAGGCCCCGCGGCTGGTAACGCAAGCCGGCAAGGACCACCGCCACCTCGCCGCCTGTCATCTCTACGATCCCGCCGCCGCCCACCCGCGCGCGCAGGAGGTTTGCCATGCTCAGCCTGTTCCAGTCTGA
- a CDS encoding ABC transporter ATP-binding protein has protein sequence MLSLFQSDLVTAPDETAPGETDPAGKPLVSVRNLRVRFATRAGSVAAVNGVNFDVQPGRVLCILGESGSGKSVTMRAIAGILPKATTTIDGRIDFDGTDLVGLPEAQMRDFRGARISMIFQEPMTALDPVFTVGSQIAESIVRHEGVSWRDARARALELLELVQIPSAARRMKAYPHEMSGGMRQRAMIALALACKPDLLLADEPTTALDVTVQIQIVLLLRELQRELGMAVMFVTHDVGVAAEIADELAVMYAGRFVEHGPAVDVIERPLHPYTAGLLASTVHGARRGSVLQPIPGMPPDLTRMPPGCAFAPRCPHAEAACREAVPATLAVDRQTVACRRQDGPSPLGALAP, from the coding sequence ATGCTCAGCCTGTTCCAGTCTGACCTTGTCACCGCCCCGGACGAAACGGCCCCCGGCGAAACGGACCCGGCCGGAAAACCGCTGGTCAGCGTCCGCAATCTGCGCGTGCGCTTCGCCACCCGCGCCGGCAGCGTCGCCGCGGTCAACGGGGTCAACTTCGATGTCCAGCCGGGCCGCGTGCTCTGCATTCTGGGCGAGTCCGGGTCCGGCAAAAGCGTCACCATGCGCGCCATTGCCGGCATCCTGCCCAAGGCCACCACGACCATCGACGGCCGCATCGATTTCGACGGCACCGATCTGGTGGGCTTGCCGGAAGCGCAAATGCGCGACTTTCGCGGCGCCCGCATCTCCATGATCTTCCAGGAGCCAATGACGGCGCTGGACCCGGTGTTCACGGTCGGCAGCCAGATCGCCGAGAGCATTGTCCGGCACGAGGGCGTCTCGTGGCGGGACGCGCGCGCCCGGGCGCTGGAACTGCTGGAACTGGTGCAGATCCCATCGGCGGCGCGGCGCATGAAGGCGTATCCGCACGAAATGTCCGGCGGCATGCGCCAGCGCGCCATGATCGCCCTCGCCCTGGCCTGCAAGCCCGACCTGCTGCTGGCCGACGAGCCGACGACGGCCCTCGACGTCACCGTGCAGATCCAAATCGTGCTGCTGCTGCGCGAGTTGCAGCGGGAACTCGGCATGGCGGTGATGTTCGTGACCCACGATGTGGGGGTCGCCGCGGAAATCGCCGACGAACTGGCGGTCATGTATGCGGGCCGGTTCGTCGAGCACGGCCCCGCCGTCGACGTGATCGAACGGCCGCTGCACCCCTACACCGCCGGCCTGCTGGCCTCCACCGTGCACGGTGCCCGGCGCGGATCGGTGTTGCAGCCGATCCCCGGCATGCCGCCGGACCTGACGCGCATGCCGCCCGGCTGCGCCTTCGCCCCGCGCTGCCCCCATGCCGAGGCCGCCTGCCGCGAGGCGGTGCCGGCGACCCTGGCCGTCGACCGCCAGACCGTCGCCTGCCGCCGCCAGGACGGGCCGAGCCCGCTGGGCGCGCTGGCGCCATAA
- a CDS encoding cysteine hydrolase translates to MHTIAIPDHIVETVIARRGTAHPHANLDPAKTALIVIDLQNGFMVEGIAHALCPNAPAIVPNVNRLAETVRATGGKVFWIQNTHDDDCVESWSNLHAMTPAAAVAKRVESMSEGSVGHQLWPELDVRPADERVLKYRYSAFLPNSSDLAERLRAGGYDTVLITGTMTNVCCESSARDAMMLNFKTIMVSDGNATNSDLEHNASLINFYLIFGDVASTDEVIGWLETNAKAAKTAA, encoded by the coding sequence ATGCACACGATTGCCATTCCCGACCACATCGTCGAGACCGTCATCGCCCGCCGCGGCACCGCCCACCCGCACGCCAATCTCGATCCGGCCAAGACGGCGCTGATCGTCATCGACCTGCAAAACGGCTTCATGGTCGAGGGCATCGCCCATGCGCTCTGCCCGAACGCGCCGGCCATCGTGCCGAATGTCAACCGGCTGGCGGAGACCGTGCGGGCCACCGGCGGCAAGGTGTTCTGGATCCAGAACACCCACGATGACGATTGCGTCGAAAGCTGGTCGAACCTGCACGCCATGACGCCGGCGGCCGCCGTGGCCAAGCGGGTCGAGAGCATGTCCGAGGGCTCGGTCGGCCACCAGCTCTGGCCGGAGTTGGATGTGCGCCCGGCGGACGAACGGGTGCTGAAATACCGCTATTCCGCCTTCCTGCCGAACTCGTCCGACCTGGCCGAGCGGTTGCGGGCCGGCGGCTATGACACGGTTCTCATCACCGGCACCATGACCAATGTCTGCTGCGAGTCCTCGGCCCGCGACGCCATGATGCTGAACTTCAAGACCATCATGGTCAGCGACGGCAATGCCACCAATTCGGACCTGGAGCACAACGCCTCCCTCATCAATTTCTATCTGATCTTCGGCGACGTCGCGAGCACCGACGAGGTGATCGGCTGGCTGGAGACCAACGCGAAAGCGGCCAAGACCGCAGCCTGA
- a CDS encoding aminotransferase class V-fold PLP-dependent enzyme, with protein sequence MLPSQRHLFDMPRDVCFLNAAAWSPLPLASVEAGRIGAARKARPWELSDALQEVQCERARSAAAALIHAEADDVALIPSVGYGVATAGKLLDLPRGSRILVLDRDHTSPVLEWMARTEAADHRVEAIAPGADGDWTAALEEALARPGEPPVALASISCVHWSDGGLIDLERVQTALRPHGGKLLVDATHAAGVLDLDVAALDPDFLIFPTYKWLLGPYGRAFLYVARRHQSGVPLEQTGYGRKRIRSADPVYFEDLDYVETARRFDMGERDFFVSLDVAATSMEQVLAWGVDAVRARLAMLTARIEDVLRTERVPVTWLDRSLRAPNLLGLGFPDGMPEGLPERLAHRGVYAAARLGRLRISPHVYNDEADCTRCVEVLRDLLR encoded by the coding sequence ATGCTGCCATCGCAACGCCATCTGTTCGACATGCCGCGAGACGTCTGCTTTCTCAACGCCGCGGCCTGGAGCCCGTTGCCGCTCGCCTCGGTCGAAGCCGGGCGGATCGGCGCGGCGCGAAAGGCCCGGCCGTGGGAATTGTCGGATGCGTTGCAGGAGGTCCAGTGCGAGCGCGCCCGGAGCGCCGCCGCCGCGCTGATCCACGCCGAAGCGGACGACGTGGCCCTGATCCCGTCCGTCGGCTATGGCGTCGCCACCGCCGGCAAACTCCTGGACCTGCCGCGGGGCAGCCGCATTCTGGTGCTGGATCGGGACCACACCTCGCCGGTGCTGGAATGGATGGCCCGCACCGAGGCGGCCGACCACCGGGTCGAGGCCATCGCGCCCGGCGCGGACGGCGATTGGACCGCCGCGCTCGAAGAGGCGCTGGCCCGCCCCGGAGAGCCGCCGGTGGCGCTCGCCTCGATCTCCTGCGTGCACTGGTCGGATGGCGGCCTGATCGACCTGGAGCGGGTGCAAACCGCCTTGCGCCCGCACGGCGGCAAGCTGCTGGTGGACGCGACGCACGCCGCCGGCGTGCTGGACCTGGACGTTGCCGCCCTGGACCCGGATTTCCTGATCTTCCCGACCTACAAATGGCTGCTCGGCCCCTATGGCCGCGCCTTCCTCTATGTCGCCAGGCGCCACCAGTCAGGCGTGCCGCTGGAGCAGACCGGCTATGGACGCAAGCGCATCCGCTCCGCGGACCCGGTCTATTTCGAGGACCTGGATTATGTCGAGACCGCCCGGCGTTTCGACATGGGCGAGCGGGATTTCTTCGTCTCGCTGGACGTCGCCGCGACCAGCATGGAGCAGGTCCTGGCCTGGGGCGTGGACGCGGTGCGCGCACGGCTGGCGATGCTGACCGCCCGGATCGAGGATGTGCTGCGGACCGAGCGGGTGCCGGTCACCTGGCTCGACCGGTCCTTGCGCGCACCGAACCTGCTGGGGCTGGGCTTTCCGGACGGCATGCCGGAGGGCCTGCCGGAGCGACTGGCGCATCGCGGGGTGTATGCCGCCGCCCGGCTGGGCCGCCTGCGCATCAGCCCCCACGTCTACAACGACGAGGCCGATTGCACCCGCTGCGTCGAGGTCCTGCGCGACCTGCTGCGCTGA
- a CDS encoding enoyl-CoA hydratase/isomerase family protein: MTETVLVEDRGAVRLLTLNRPDKLNAINGALVQDLLAALAAAHGEDSVASVVLTGSGRAFSAGADMKEAQSHAGRSQREHLQASGGSTALYEAIMAIDKPVIAAISGYALGGGCALVMASDIVVAGESAVLGYPEVKRGLAATAVTPTLVAQVGRKWASELLLLSENITAARAAEIGLVNRVVPDGEVLTTALAMAETLAGYAHDALWMTKRMIRRSADLSLDQAHGLARDSMLVMRGF; encoded by the coding sequence ATGACAGAAACGGTTTTGGTCGAGGATCGCGGCGCGGTGCGCCTGCTGACCCTGAACCGGCCCGACAAGCTGAACGCCATCAACGGCGCGCTGGTGCAGGACCTGCTGGCGGCGCTGGCGGCGGCACACGGGGAGGACAGCGTCGCCTCCGTGGTGCTCACGGGGTCCGGTCGCGCCTTTTCCGCCGGCGCGGACATGAAGGAGGCCCAGAGCCATGCGGGACGGAGCCAGCGCGAACACCTTCAGGCTTCCGGCGGCTCCACGGCGCTTTATGAGGCGATCATGGCCATCGACAAGCCGGTGATCGCCGCCATTTCCGGCTATGCGCTGGGCGGCGGTTGCGCCCTGGTCATGGCCTCCGACATCGTCGTGGCCGGCGAAAGCGCCGTCCTCGGCTATCCGGAGGTGAAGCGCGGCCTGGCCGCGACCGCCGTGACGCCGACCCTGGTGGCCCAGGTCGGGCGCAAATGGGCGTCGGAGCTGTTGCTGCTCTCGGAGAATATCACGGCCGCACGGGCGGCGGAGATCGGGCTCGTCAACCGCGTCGTCCCGGACGGAGAGGTCCTGACGACCGCGCTTGCCATGGCCGAGACCCTGGCGGGCTATGCCCATGATGCGCTCTGGATGACCAAGCGGATGATCCGCCGCTCCGCCGATCTGTCGCTCGACCAGGCCCATGGCCTGGCGCGGGACAGCATGCTGGTGATGCGCGGGTTTTAG
- a CDS encoding ABC transporter substrate-binding protein, which translates to MSLLKRVAIAATVSLSLAWAPALAETHVTAAIGIDVTSTDPHKISGGGEYLFFSNVFEGLYGHNLDGSLAPQLATSYTVSDDGLVYTFKLREGVTFHNGEAFGADDVRYSWQRSNKPEIKNPRASIVTKKISDVVVVDPLTVEIHLPKPNASMIENLGEFFMIVPKDYIEKVGDDYFSKHPVGTGPYKFVSRSINENIELAAFKEHWGRVPGVDTLTLRIVPDPQTRIAMLQTGEADIILNVPPHQAKEVGADPDIDVVVNPSFQNYFININMLPEGSPFRDQRVRQALNYAVDKDTLIKRVMFGFATQSTAPCNRGVIGCDIDRKPYPYDPEKAKALLKEAGFDFSKTYKTFGLAPGRAPQSKEVAEATMFYLQQVGIKTSLEFLEYGAWLARLRSKDPEFALFWQNWTDYNADPMGRLPRGITKGGTYSWSDLPEADAMIATADSITDPDKRRDHLRKLFTMLYDNPPWIILWTTDEVHAKRSNIDWQPRANVSWPVFWKLSKH; encoded by the coding sequence ATGAGTCTACTGAAGCGCGTCGCGATCGCCGCGACCGTGAGCCTATCCCTGGCCTGGGCCCCCGCCCTGGCCGAAACCCATGTCACCGCCGCCATCGGCATCGACGTCACCAGCACCGATCCGCACAAGATTTCCGGCGGCGGCGAATACCTGTTCTTCTCGAACGTGTTCGAGGGCCTGTACGGCCACAATCTGGACGGCAGCCTGGCGCCGCAGCTCGCCACCAGCTACACGGTCAGCGACGACGGCCTGGTCTACACCTTCAAGCTGCGCGAGGGCGTGACCTTCCACAATGGCGAGGCCTTCGGCGCCGACGATGTGCGGTACAGCTGGCAGCGCTCCAACAAGCCCGAAATCAAGAACCCGCGCGCCAGCATCGTCACCAAGAAAATCTCGGACGTGGTGGTGGTCGACCCTCTCACCGTCGAAATCCACCTGCCGAAGCCCAACGCCTCGATGATCGAGAATCTGGGCGAATTCTTCATGATCGTGCCGAAGGATTACATCGAGAAGGTCGGGGATGACTATTTCTCGAAACATCCCGTCGGCACCGGGCCTTACAAGTTCGTCAGCCGCTCGATCAACGAGAATATCGAACTGGCCGCGTTCAAGGAGCATTGGGGCCGGGTTCCCGGCGTCGACACGCTGACCCTGCGCATCGTCCCCGATCCGCAAACCCGCATCGCCATGCTCCAGACCGGCGAGGCCGACATCATCCTGAACGTGCCGCCGCACCAGGCCAAGGAGGTGGGCGCCGACCCCGATATCGACGTGGTCGTCAACCCCAGCTTCCAGAATTATTTCATCAACATCAACATGTTGCCGGAAGGCAGCCCGTTCCGCGACCAGCGGGTGCGCCAGGCGCTGAACTATGCGGTCGACAAGGATACGCTGATCAAGCGCGTCATGTTCGGCTTTGCCACGCAGTCGACCGCCCCCTGCAATCGCGGCGTGATCGGCTGCGACATCGACCGCAAGCCCTATCCCTACGACCCGGAAAAGGCCAAGGCGCTGCTGAAGGAAGCGGGTTTCGACTTCTCGAAGACGTACAAGACCTTCGGTCTCGCACCCGGCCGCGCGCCGCAGAGCAAGGAAGTCGCCGAGGCGACCATGTTCTACCTGCAACAGGTCGGCATCAAGACCTCGCTGGAATTCCTGGAATATGGCGCCTGGCTGGCCCGGCTGCGCAGCAAGGACCCGGAATTCGCCCTGTTCTGGCAGAACTGGACCGATTACAACGCCGACCCGATGGGCCGCCTGCCGCGCGGCATCACCAAGGGCGGCACCTATTCCTGGTCCGACCTGCCGGAAGCGGACGCGATGATCGCCACCGCGGACTCCATCACCGACCCGGACAAGCGACGGGATCATCTGCGCAAGCTGTTCACCATGCTCTATGACAACCCGCCGTGGATCATCCTCTGGACCACCGACGAGGTGCACGCCAAGCGGAGCAATATCGACTGGCAGCCGCGGGCGAACGTGTCCTGGCCGGTGTTCTGGAAACTGTCCAAACACTGA
- a CDS encoding ABC transporter permease, which produces MLTYIVRRLGQTVVTALFVTVIVFSLARLTGDPTILIVPTEATEQDIQFFRQQLGLDRPLYEQYWSFLSNTLQGDMGVSFRYRVPALDLVLDRLPATLELAFVSMLLATLIALPIGVLAAVRRGSYIDTGTRWFATVGQSTPTFWLGLMLILVFSVDLRLFPTSGRGTWLHLVLPAITLGWYSSAAIARLTRSSMLEVMESDFVKFERLSGLPERVIVLRHALRNASIPIITYMALQFGVLLSGAVVTERVFAWPGIGQTVVAAISMRDYPVIQAAVMVTAILFLLLNLLVDLLYSWLDPRIRY; this is translated from the coding sequence ATGCTCACCTACATCGTTCGACGCCTGGGCCAGACCGTGGTGACCGCCCTGTTCGTCACCGTCATCGTCTTCAGCCTGGCGCGCCTGACCGGCGACCCGACCATCCTGATCGTGCCGACCGAGGCGACCGAACAGGACATCCAGTTCTTCCGCCAGCAACTGGGCCTCGACCGGCCCTTGTACGAGCAGTATTGGAGCTTTTTGTCCAACACGCTCCAGGGCGATATGGGCGTCTCGTTCCGCTACCGGGTGCCGGCGCTGGACCTGGTGCTGGACCGGCTGCCGGCCACCCTGGAACTGGCCTTCGTCTCGATGCTGCTCGCCACCCTGATCGCGCTGCCGATCGGCGTGTTGGCGGCGGTGCGGCGCGGCAGTTACATCGACACCGGCACACGATGGTTCGCCACCGTCGGCCAGTCGACGCCGACCTTCTGGCTGGGGCTGATGCTGATCCTCGTGTTTTCGGTCGACCTTCGGCTGTTTCCGACCTCGGGCCGGGGCACCTGGCTGCATCTGGTGCTGCCGGCCATCACGCTCGGCTGGTATTCGTCCGCCGCCATCGCCCGCCTGACCCGCTCCAGCATGCTGGAGGTGATGGAGAGCGATTTCGTCAAGTTCGAGCGCCTGTCGGGCCTGCCGGAACGAGTCATCGTGCTGCGCCATGCGCTGCGCAACGCCTCGATCCCGATCATCACCTACATGGCGTTGCAGTTCGGCGTGCTGCTGTCGGGCGCCGTCGTCACCGAGCGGGTGTTCGCCTGGCCCGGCATCGGCCAGACCGTGGTCGCCGCCATCAGCATGCGCGACTATCCGGTGATCCAGGCGGCCGTGATGGTGACCGCCATCCTGTTCCTGTTGCTCAATCTGCTGGTCGACCTGCTCTATAGCTGGCTCGACCCGCGCATCCGTTACTGA
- a CDS encoding ABC transporter permease: MADALEGIPIFASILVALFLVAALFAPWVSPHDPGQANFLYALAPPAWQDGGSLDYLLGGDNLGRDVFSRLIHGAQLSLIISVFAIVFAGGVGVFLGLVAGYIGGALDSVIMRIVDAFLAMPFILMALGFVAALGTSVVNIVIVMAITNWARYARLVRGEVLSVRARDFVALARVAGQPRWRIGLHHILPNVANSIIVLATLDLGRVIILEASLSFLGLGVQPPNISWGLMLADGRSYMSSAWWMTVMPGLAILFTVLSLNIFGDWLRDRLDPRQTQD; the protein is encoded by the coding sequence GTGGCCGACGCCCTGGAAGGCATTCCGATCTTCGCCTCGATCCTGGTGGCGCTGTTCCTGGTGGCCGCGCTGTTCGCGCCCTGGGTGTCGCCGCACGATCCGGGCCAGGCCAACTTTCTTTATGCGCTGGCCCCGCCGGCCTGGCAGGACGGCGGCAGCCTCGACTATCTGCTGGGCGGCGACAATCTGGGGCGGGACGTGTTCTCGCGCCTGATCCACGGCGCCCAGCTCTCGCTGATCATCTCGGTCTTCGCCATCGTGTTTGCCGGCGGCGTCGGCGTGTTTCTGGGCCTGGTGGCCGGATATATCGGCGGCGCCCTCGACAGCGTGATCATGCGCATTGTCGACGCCTTTCTGGCCATGCCCTTCATCCTGATGGCGCTGGGCTTCGTTGCGGCCCTCGGCACCAGCGTCGTCAACATCGTCATCGTCATGGCGATCACCAACTGGGCGCGCTATGCCCGCCTGGTGCGCGGCGAGGTGTTGAGCGTACGCGCCCGCGATTTCGTGGCGCTCGCCCGGGTGGCGGGACAACCGCGCTGGCGCATCGGCCTGCACCATATCCTGCCGAACGTGGCCAACAGCATCATCGTGCTGGCCACGCTCGACCTCGGCCGGGTGATCATCCTGGAGGCGTCGCTGTCCTTCCTGGGCCTGGGCGTGCAGCCGCCGAACATCTCGTGGGGGCTGATGCTGGCCGACGGCCGCTCGTACATGTCGAGCGCGTGGTGGATGACCGTGATGCCCGGGCTCGCCATCCTGTTCACGGTGCTGAGCCTCAACATTTTCGGCGACTGGCTCCGCGACCGTCTCGACCCGCGCCAGACCCAAGATTGA